In Symphalangus syndactylus isolate Jambi chromosome 6, NHGRI_mSymSyn1-v2.1_pri, whole genome shotgun sequence, a genomic segment contains:
- the LOC129484057 gene encoding olfactory receptor 2F2 gives MEIDNQTWVREFILLGLSSDWCTQVSLFSLFLVTYLMTVLGNCLIVLLIRLDSRLHTPMYFFLTNLSLVDVSYATSIVPQLLAHFLAEHKVILFQSCAAQLFFSLALGGIEFVLLAVMAYDRYVAVCDPLRYSAIMHGGLCARLAVTSWVSGPINSLVQTAITFQLPMCTNKFIDHISCELLAVVRLACVDTFSNEAAIMVSSIVLLMTPFCLVLLSYIWIISTILKIQSREGRKKAFHTCASHLTVVALCYGMAIFTYIQPHSGPSVLQEKLISVFYAIVMPLLNPMIYSLRNKEVKGAWYKLLEKFSGLTSKLAT, from the coding sequence atggaaatagatAACCAGACGTGGGTGAGAGAATTTATTCTCCTTGGCTTATCCAGTGACTGGTGCACTCAGGTATCCCTGTTTTCCTTGTTCTTGGTCACATACCTCATGACAGTGCTGGGGAACTGTCTCATTGTCCTTCTGATCAGATTGGACAGCCGACTCCACACTCCCATGTATTTCTTTCTCACCAACCTCTCCCTTGTTGATGTCTCCTATGCCACAAGCATAGTCCCTCAGCTGCTGGCACATTTTCTTGCAGAACATAAAGTCATCTTATTCCAGAGCTGTGCAGCCCAGTTATTTTTCTCCCTGGCCTTGGGTGGGATTGAGTTTGTTCTCCTGGcagtgatggcctatgaccgctATGTGGCTGTGTGTGACCCCCTGAGATACTCGGCCATCATGCATGGAGGGCTGTGTGCTAGGTTGGCTGTCACATCCTGGGTCAGTGGCCCCATCAACTCTCTTGTGCAGACTGCTATCACCTTTCAGCTGCCCATGTGCACTAACAAGTTTATTGATCACATATCCTGTGAACTCCTAGCTGTGGTCAGGCTGGCTTGTGTGGACACTTTCTCCAATGAGGCTGCCATCATGGTGTCTAGCATTGTTCTTCTGATGACACCTTTCTGCCTGGTTCTTTTGTCCTACATCTGGATCATCTCCACCATCCTAAAGATCCAgtccagagaaggaagaaagaaagcctTCCATACGTGTGCCTCTCACCTCACGGTGGTTGCCCTGTGCTAtggcatggccattttcacttacATCCAGCCCCACTCTGGTCCCTCAGTCCTTCAAGAGAAGCTGATTTCTGTCTTCTATGCCATTGTTATGCCTCTGCTGAACCCTATGATTTATAGCCTAAGGAATAAAGAGGTGAAGGGGGCCTGGTATAAACTATTAGAGAAATTCTCTGGGTTAACATCAAAGCTGGCAACTTGA